The following proteins come from a genomic window of Nostoc sp. TCL26-01:
- a CDS encoding glutathione S-transferase family protein — translation MSIPNTVSNWEELLETARNHTSARRVKRPGQSPSTAPIPSSLHKLPPDTELPVLLYRDTNSWCPFCERVWFALEEKEIPFATEFIDLSNKPKWYTDLVPTTLVPAAKIEGKLVYESKDILLALEDRFPHPALLPENPEENAVARQLVEEAETNGFREIAYKFLREVTVDADELANLQAAFEAKLDELEQALAKYPGPYFVSTFSLVDILYSPHLDRLVANLPVYRGYHLKGNPRFPGINAWFEALNQRPAYHRVKSDNVTNNLLLRRRWGVEPIGNPLPLDVADSEKIQYRAEAAERLSDNREVAIADIIKNSGVQALAADGDYTTVKQAVDFHLRQLADYLLHGNGEFLPGGRTGGKNSSIDPTFAAVGAIAFAYLRNRICAPRDMSAGAATAFRAAIDKLLAAVY, via the coding sequence ATGTCCATACCAAACACAGTATCAAATTGGGAAGAACTTTTAGAAACTGCGAGAAATCATACCTCTGCGCGTCGGGTAAAGAGGCCAGGACAGTCTCCCTCTACTGCACCCATTCCCAGCAGTTTACACAAACTTCCCCCAGACACAGAATTGCCAGTTTTGCTTTATCGAGATACTAATTCTTGGTGTCCTTTTTGTGAGCGAGTTTGGTTTGCGCTAGAAGAAAAGGAAATTCCTTTTGCAACGGAGTTTATTGATTTAAGTAATAAACCTAAATGGTACACTGACCTAGTTCCTACAACCCTTGTGCCGGCTGCCAAGATTGAAGGAAAGTTGGTATATGAATCTAAAGATATTCTCTTGGCTTTAGAAGATCGGTTTCCTCATCCTGCATTATTACCAGAAAATCCAGAGGAAAATGCGGTTGCGAGACAGTTGGTTGAGGAGGCTGAGACTAACGGGTTTAGAGAGATTGCTTATAAATTTCTCAGAGAAGTAACTGTAGATGCTGATGAGTTGGCAAACTTACAAGCAGCATTTGAGGCGAAGTTAGATGAACTTGAGCAAGCTTTGGCTAAATATCCTGGCCCCTACTTTGTTAGTACGTTTAGCTTGGTAGATATTCTGTATAGCCCCCATCTAGATAGATTAGTGGCTAATTTACCTGTGTATCGGGGATATCATCTCAAAGGAAATCCGCGCTTTCCTGGGATTAATGCTTGGTTTGAAGCACTGAATCAGCGTCCGGCTTATCATCGGGTGAAGTCGGATAATGTTACTAACAATTTACTCTTGCGTCGCAGATGGGGTGTGGAACCGATTGGGAATCCTTTACCTCTGGATGTAGCAGATAGCGAGAAGATTCAATATCGCGCCGAGGCGGCTGAGAGATTGAGTGATAATCGAGAAGTAGCGATCGCCGATATTATCAAAAATTCTGGAGTCCAAGCTTTAGCCGCAGACGGTGATTATACCACAGTTAAGCAAGCTGTTGATTTTCACCTGCGACAATTGGCTGATTATTTACTGCATGGTAATGGAGAATTTTTACCGGGTGGTCGGACTGGTGGCAAAAATAGCAGTATTGATCCTACTTTCGCTGCTGTGGGGGCGATCGCTTTTGCATATTTGCGGAATCGGATTTGCGCGCCTCGTGATATGAGTGCTGGTGCAGCTACGGCATTTCGAGCAGCAATCGATAAATTATTGGCTGCTGTTTATTGA
- a CDS encoding TIGR02652 family protein, whose protein sequence is MMNPGLQYPIFGPDIQCPHCRQTIPALTLTDTYLCPRHGAFEANPKNGELVHLQSGRHWRRWNNEWFRQHTHPDGIRFEIHEALDKLYTQGYRATKVIIAKRYQELMSGYLERSTPWRSGQPETSSARLYGLPVEFSPESADDPCWEVINFDLEKEPGVPVRYPYFRLFE, encoded by the coding sequence ATGATGAATCCAGGCTTGCAGTACCCTATATTTGGCCCTGACATACAGTGTCCCCATTGTCGGCAAACAATTCCGGCGCTGACACTCACTGATACCTATTTATGTCCTCGTCATGGCGCTTTTGAGGCTAATCCAAAAAACGGAGAATTAGTTCATCTACAATCAGGGCGACATTGGCGTAGGTGGAACAACGAGTGGTTCAGACAGCATACTCATCCTGATGGTATCCGGTTTGAAATCCACGAAGCCCTAGACAAGTTGTATACCCAAGGCTACCGAGCTACAAAGGTAATTATCGCTAAACGTTATCAGGAATTGATGAGTGGTTATTTAGAACGCAGCACACCTTGGCGTTCTGGACAACCAGAAACATCATCTGCCAGACTATACGGTTTACCTGTAGAATTTAGTCCTGAATCAGCAGATGATCCTTGCTGGGAAGTGATTAATTTTGATTTGGAAAAAGAACCTGGTGTTCCTGT
- a CDS encoding gamma carbonic anhydrase family protein has protein sequence MISWFCNQPPKVEFLQCSWVPYSYSIVSTTSSYWPSVDFSQAAFIAANAVVVGSVNIAAGASIWYGAVVRGDVERIEIGECTNIQDGAILHGDPGLPTILEDHVTIGHRAVIHSAHIERGSLIGIGAVILDGVRVGAGSIVGAGSVVTKNIPPLSLVVGIPGKISRPISPEEAADLIEHAERYKKLAFVHAGKGTDIGFYG, from the coding sequence ATGATATCCTGGTTTTGCAACCAGCCGCCAAAGGTGGAGTTTCTCCAGTGTTCCTGGGTACCATATTCATATTCTATCGTGTCTACCACTTCTTCTTACTGGCCTTCTGTCGATTTTTCTCAAGCCGCCTTCATTGCTGCCAATGCAGTCGTCGTCGGTTCAGTCAATATAGCAGCCGGAGCTAGCATTTGGTATGGGGCTGTAGTTAGGGGAGATGTAGAACGCATTGAGATTGGCGAATGCACGAATATTCAAGATGGGGCAATCTTACACGGTGATCCTGGCTTGCCCACAATCTTAGAAGATCATGTAACCATAGGACACCGTGCCGTCATCCACTCTGCTCACATTGAACGTGGTAGTTTAATTGGCATTGGCGCAGTCATTTTAGATGGAGTCAGAGTCGGCGCTGGAAGCATCGTTGGTGCTGGGTCAGTGGTCACTAAAAATATACCCCCCTTATCTCTAGTTGTCGGCATTCCCGGCAAAATTTCCCGCCCCATCAGCCCAGAAGAAGCAGCCGACCTCATCGAACACGCCGAACGTTACAAAAAGTTAGCCTTCGTTCACGCAGGCAAGGGAACGGATATTGGGTTTTATGGGTAA
- a CDS encoding photosystem II protein Y encodes MDIDFRVAIVLAPIAVAAGWAVFNIGAAALRQVQNFLNREA; translated from the coding sequence ATGGATATTGATTTTCGTGTAGCGATCGTTTTAGCACCAATAGCAGTTGCTGCTGGTTGGGCTGTTTTTAACATTGGTGCTGCGGCTTTAAGACAAGTTCAGAACTTTTTGAACAGAGAAGCTTAA
- a CDS encoding TrkH family potassium uptake protein — protein MTVSRTICLGFLAVIALGTILLMMPFSTSSGNWNDLIVALFTSTSAVCVTGLSVVDPGTYFSFWGQLFIALLAQIGGLGYMTTTTFLILLIGRRFDLRQKVAIQQALDRPGMNGSAQVIRSIMATTLIFEITGVFLLLPAFVPDYGWSQGLWLAIFHSINAWNNAGFSLFKDNLIGYQSSLLVVLTITGLIIFGGIGYQVILEAYIWLRDRLLKKKISQVFSLDFKVATSTTLILLVLGTIAFFCIEIRNPETFGSLNLSDQFLVAWFQSVTPRTAGFNTVDIGKMTNAGLFIMIALMFIGASPGGTGGGIKTTTLRVLTSCTKAILHGKEEVLLYERKIAISLILKAVGVLVGSVATVILATIFISLTDPKLDFIQILFEVVSAFATVGLSTGITGAVSPVAKIVLIITMYVGRVGVLLLMSAVLGDPRPTRIHYPEENLLVG, from the coding sequence ATGACTGTTTCACGGACAATTTGCTTAGGTTTTCTGGCTGTCATTGCCTTGGGAACTATTTTATTAATGATGCCTTTCTCAACTAGCAGTGGTAACTGGAATGACCTAATTGTGGCGTTGTTTACTTCCACATCGGCAGTTTGTGTAACTGGGTTGTCCGTAGTTGATCCTGGCACTTATTTTTCCTTCTGGGGTCAGTTGTTTATTGCCTTACTAGCACAGATTGGTGGCTTGGGATACATGACAACCACCACATTTCTGATTTTGTTAATTGGACGTAGATTTGACCTCCGGCAAAAAGTTGCTATTCAACAGGCCTTAGACAGGCCAGGGATGAATGGTAGCGCCCAAGTAATTCGCTCAATTATGGCTACAACGTTGATTTTTGAGATTACTGGGGTGTTTTTGCTATTACCTGCGTTTGTGCCTGATTATGGTTGGAGTCAAGGACTGTGGTTAGCAATTTTTCATAGTATTAATGCTTGGAATAACGCTGGTTTTAGTTTGTTTAAAGATAATCTCATTGGCTATCAATCATCATTGTTGGTAGTGTTGACAATTACAGGCTTAATTATCTTTGGTGGGATTGGTTATCAGGTAATTTTAGAAGCTTATATTTGGTTGCGCGATCGCCTACTGAAAAAAAAGATTAGTCAAGTATTTTCTCTAGATTTTAAAGTTGCGACTAGCACGACTTTAATCTTATTAGTTTTGGGAACAATAGCATTTTTCTGCATAGAAATTAGAAATCCAGAAACATTTGGTTCACTGAATTTATCTGACCAGTTTTTAGTCGCTTGGTTTCAATCAGTCACACCGCGAACTGCTGGTTTTAATACCGTAGATATTGGGAAAATGACCAATGCCGGATTATTTATCATGATTGCTTTGATGTTTATCGGTGCTAGCCCTGGTGGCACAGGTGGCGGTATCAAAACTACTACACTCAGAGTTTTAACTAGCTGTACTAAAGCAATTTTGCATGGTAAAGAAGAAGTTTTATTGTATGAACGGAAGATAGCAATCTCTCTGATTTTAAAAGCTGTTGGTGTTTTAGTAGGTTCTGTCGCTACTGTCATTCTAGCCACAATTTTTATATCCCTCACAGACCCCAAATTAGACTTTATTCAAATTCTATTTGAAGTCGTATCAGCATTTGCGACAGTTGGTCTTTCCACGGGAATTACTGGTGCTGTTTCTCCAGTAGCAAAAATAGTTTTAATTATCACAATGTACGTAGGAAGAGTTGGTGTTTTACTGCTAATGTCCGCCGTACTCGGAGATCCCCGCCCCACAAGGATTCATTATCCTGAAGAGAATTTACTTGTGGGATAG
- a CDS encoding methyltransferase domain-containing protein, translating into MSATLYQQIQQFYDASSGLWEEIWGEHMHHGYYGADGTVQKNRRQAQIDLIEELLTWAGVQTAENILDVGCGIGGSSLYLAEKFHGQATGITLSPVQAARATERAKEANLSARSQFLVANAQAMPFADNSFDLVWSLESGEHMPDKTKFMQECYRVLKPGGTFIMVTWCHRPTDESPLTADEQKHLADIYRVYCLPYVISLPEYTAIARQLPLNNIRTADWSTAVAPFWNVVIDSAITPQAIFGLLRAGWTTIQGALSLGLMSRGYQRGLIRFGLVSGVK; encoded by the coding sequence ATGAGTGCAACACTTTACCAGCAAATTCAGCAATTTTACGATGCTTCCTCTGGCTTGTGGGAAGAAATTTGGGGCGAACATATGCACCACGGCTACTATGGTGCAGATGGGACAGTACAAAAAAACCGTCGTCAGGCACAAATTGATTTAATCGAAGAATTACTTACTTGGGCAGGTGTGCAAACAGCAGAAAATATCTTGGATGTAGGCTGTGGGATTGGTGGTAGTTCTTTATACTTAGCAGAGAAATTTCATGGTCAAGCTACAGGGATAACTTTAAGCCCAGTACAAGCCGCTAGAGCAACTGAACGGGCGAAGGAAGCCAATTTGAGCGCTAGAAGTCAGTTTTTAGTAGCCAATGCCCAAGCAATGCCTTTTGCTGATAACTCTTTCGATTTAGTTTGGTCGTTAGAAAGTGGTGAACATATGCCAGACAAAACTAAGTTTATGCAAGAGTGTTACCGAGTATTAAAACCGGGTGGTACTTTTATCATGGTGACTTGGTGTCATCGTCCAACTGATGAATCACCACTAACGGCCGATGAACAAAAGCATTTAGCAGATATTTATCGGGTATATTGTCTACCTTATGTCATTTCCTTACCGGAGTATACAGCGATCGCTCGTCAACTACCATTAAACAATATCCGCACTGCTGATTGGTCAACAGCTGTTGCTCCCTTTTGGAATGTGGTAATTGATTCCGCCATCACTCCTCAAGCAATTTTTGGCTTACTCCGCGCTGGTTGGACTACCATCCAAGGAGCATTGTCACTGGGGTTGATGAGTCGTGGTTATCAGCGTGGCTTAATTCGCTTCGGCTTAGTGTCAGGTGTCAAGTAA
- a CDS encoding threo-3-hydroxy-L-aspartate ammonia-lyase, with the protein MSQFHPVSINDIQAAQQRLSGIAHHTPVLTSRIVNDRTQSQVFFKCENFQRTGAFKFRGAYNALAQLSPAQKQQGVLTFSSGNHGQAIALAGQLLHIPTTIVMPDDAPGVKQTATRSYGAEVILYNRQQTNREELAHNLASDRHLTLIPPYDHPHVIAGQGTTALELVQEVGELDLLLVCCGGGGLIAGCAIAAKALFPNLRVIGVEPTLADDATRSFYTKTLQTVTNSDTIADGARTPSLGQITFPLVLQYVDDMVTVSEAAIIRTMFFLWERLKIVVEPTGVLAAAAILENVVTAPGMKIGVIISGGNVDLTQIAKLFTE; encoded by the coding sequence ATGTCACAGTTTCACCCCGTCAGCATCAATGATATACAAGCAGCACAGCAACGGCTTTCTGGGATTGCTCACCACACACCTGTATTAACTTCCAGAATCGTCAACGATCGCACCCAGAGTCAAGTATTTTTTAAATGCGAAAATTTTCAACGTACCGGGGCTTTTAAGTTTAGGGGTGCTTACAATGCCTTGGCGCAGCTATCGCCAGCACAAAAACAGCAAGGTGTGCTGACTTTTTCATCAGGTAATCATGGACAAGCGATCGCCTTAGCTGGGCAGCTACTCCATATTCCCACAACTATTGTCATGCCAGATGATGCTCCTGGAGTCAAGCAAACGGCTACTCGAAGTTACGGTGCAGAGGTCATCTTATACAACAGACAGCAAACCAATCGAGAAGAATTAGCTCACAATCTAGCCAGCGATCGCCATCTTACCCTGATTCCCCCCTACGATCATCCCCATGTGATTGCTGGACAAGGTACGACTGCACTAGAACTAGTTCAAGAAGTGGGCGAACTAGATTTGTTATTGGTTTGTTGTGGTGGTGGGGGGTTAATTGCTGGTTGTGCGATCGCGGCTAAAGCCCTTTTCCCCAATTTGCGAGTAATTGGCGTAGAACCCACACTAGCTGACGATGCTACCCGTTCCTTTTATACAAAAACTCTGCAAACAGTCACAAATTCAGATACCATTGCCGATGGGGCGCGAACACCTAGCTTAGGCCAAATCACCTTTCCGCTAGTGCTGCAATACGTTGATGATATGGTGACAGTATCAGAAGCAGCCATTATTCGCACGATGTTTTTTCTCTGGGAACGGCTGAAAATAGTCGTTGAACCCACCGGTGTACTAGCTGCTGCTGCCATACTTGAAAATGTTGTGACTGCACCAGGTATGAAAATAGGTGTAATTATCAGTGGCGGAAATGTAGATTTAACCCAAATTGCTAAGTTATTTACTGAGTAA